CTGGAAACGCGCTACCGCTATTCGAACACCCTCGGTTGGAACACCTTCCCTGTCCCGACCCTAACCGAGAAGAACAAGGCAGACCTGACGCGCTGCGCCGAAGACATCCTGTTGGCGCGTGAGCATCATTTCCCGGCCACCATCGCCGACCTCTACGATCCTCAAAAGATGCCCGCCGATCTGCGCGCCGCGCACGAGCGCAATGACGAAGTGCTGGAGCGCATCTACATCGGTCGGCGATTTAAGAACGACACTGAGCGGCTGGAAAAGCTGTTCGACCTTTATACCAAGATGACCGCTTCGGCCGCTCCGGCCAATGGCAGGAAGCGGAAGGCGGGAGCCAACGCATGAGCAACCAGATCAAATCCGTACCCTCCGTTTCAGTTACCTACGCTCACAATGGCGCATCGACCAAGGCCAATGCGCTTGGGATGCGGCCCATGCAGGAACGAGCTTACGAGAAGCGGGGCGAGCAGTACCTGCTCATCAAGTCGCCACCCGCCTCTGGTAAGAGTCGTGCGCTGATGTTTATCGCACTGGACAAATTGCAGAACCAGGGCTTGAAGCAGGCCATCATCGTCGTGCCCGAGAAGTCCATCGGGGCCAGCTTCAACGACGAGCCGCTGTCGAAGTACGGTTTCTGGTCTGACTGGCAGGTCGAGCCAAAGTGGAACCTGTGCAACGCGCCGGGCAACGACAATGGCGGCAAGGTCAAGTCGCTGGGCGTGTTCCTCGAAGGCGACGACAAGGTGCTGGTCTGCACCCACGCCACCTTCCGCTTCGCGGTCGATGCCTACGGCGTGGAGGCATTCGACGACCGACTGATCGCCGTCGATGAGTTCCACCATGTTTCGGCCAACCCCGACAACAAGTTGGGCACGCACCTGGGCCAGTTCATTGCGAGAGGCAAAACCCACATCGTCGCCATGACCGGCTCCTACTTCCGGGGCGACGCCGAGGCCGTGCTCGCCCCGTCGGATGAGTCGAAGTTCGATACCGTCACCTACACCTACTACGAACAGCTCAACGGCTACGAGCACCTCAAGCAACTCGACATCGGCTACTTCTTTTACAGCGGGCCTTACGTCGATGACATACTCAATGTCCTCGACCCAGCCGAAAAGACCATCATCCACATCCCTAACGTCAATTCGCGGGAAAGCACGAAGGATAAGATGCGCGAGGTGGAGCACATTATTGAGGCGTTGGGGGAGTGGCAGGGAATCGACGCCACTACCGGTTTCCAGCTCGTCAAACGCCCTGATGGCCGCGTGTTGCGCATCGCTGATTTGGTCGATGACGATGCCACGAAGCGTGACCGGGTTTCCGCCGCGTTGAAAGACCCGGCGCAGAAGAACAACCGCGACCATGTGGACATCATCATCGCGCTGGGCATGGCGAAGGAGGGCTTCGACTGGATTTGGTGCGAACACGCGCTGACCGTGGGCTACCGTGCCAGCCTGACTGAGATCGTTCAGATCATCGGCCGTGCCACTCGCGACGCGCCGGGCAAGACCCGCGCGAGGTTTACCAACCTGATCGCCGAGCCGGACGCGACCGAGGCAGCGGTTACCGAGGCCGTCAACGATACGTTGAAGGCCATCGCCGCGAGCCTGCTGATGGAGCAGGTTCTCGCACCGCGCTTCGAGTTCAAGCCCAAGAACCCCGACAGTGGCCCGACGCCGGGCTTTAACTATGGCGAGAGTGGCTACGATCCGGACCGTTGCAACATCGGTGTCAATGAGCAGACCGGAACCTACCAAATCGAGATTAACGGCCTCGCCGAGCCCAAGAGCAAAGAGGCAGCGCGCATCTGTCAGGAAGACTTGAACGAAGTGATCGCGGCTTTCGTGCAGGACAAGCCCACCATCGAACGCGGCTTGTTCGATGAGGAACTAGTGCCCGAGGAACTGACGCAGGTTCGCATGGGCAAGATCATTAAGGACAAGTATCCCGAGCTTGATGCTGAAGATCAGGAGGCCGTGCGTCAGCACGCCATTGCCGCCCTCAACCTCACCCAGCAGGCCAAGCGGCTTGTCACCGAAGGCGAGGGTGACGGGTCGCCCAACACCGCCCTGATCGACGGCGTGCGTCGCTTCGCGATGGACGTGCGCGAGCTGGACATAGACCTCATCGACCGCATCAACCCCTTCGGCGAAGCCTACGCCATCCTCGCCAAGACCATGAGCGAGGACAGCTTGAAGCAGGTGGCAGCAGCCATCTCGGCCAAGCGCACCTCAATCACGCCTGAAGATGCCAAAGTGATCGCCAAGCGCGCGGTAGAGTTCAAGCGCGAGCGTGGGCGGGCTCCATCTGTTACCTCGCAGGACGCCTGGGAAAAGCACCTGGCCGAAGGCGCGGCCGCATTTATGCGTTTCAGGGCGGAGGGGCGCTATGAGTAACTCCGATCTTGACAATCTGGCGGCAGAGCTGGCCGAGTTCGCGCCGCCTGAGAAAAAAAATGGACGCCCCGCCAGCGAGGAGCGTGTCATCGCTGGCTTCGAGGAAATCCAACGCTTCACCGAGCAGCACGGGCGTGCGCCGCAGCATGGCGAAGACCGCGACATATTCGAGCGCCTATATGCAGTGCGGCTCGACCGTCTACGCGCGCTCCCGGATTGCCGCGCCTTGCTTGAGCCGCTAGACCATCAGGGCTTGCTTGCTGGGGCGCCGACCGTCGACGCTTCGGCGGAGGAAACTATCGACATCGATGACCTGGCTGCCGAGCTGGCGGATGTTGCTGACGCGAACGACATCACGGTTCTGCGCCATGTCCGCACCAGCGCCGAAAAGCGCGCTGCTGAGGAGATTGCGGATCGTAAGCCCTGCGAGGACTTCGAGACCTTCCGGCCCTTGTTCGAGCGCGTGCAGACGGAAGTCAAGACCGGCTTGCGCCAGTCCCAGCCTATAGAGGCGGGTCGCCGTGCGATTGAAGCCGGGGACTTTTTCGTTCTTGATGGCATTACGCTCTACGTCGCCGAGGTTGGCGAGCCGCTGAAAACCACTGCTAGGGAAGTAGACCGCCGCCTGCGCCTCATTTTTTCCAACGGCACCGAGAGCAATTTGCTGCTGCGCTCGCTACAGCGTGCGTTCTACAATGACCCCGCCGCGCGACGACTGGCCTCGCCCGAGAGCGGGCAACTCTCCTTCGGGGGCGAGCTTGAGGCCGATGATGTTGAAAGCGGCACGATCTACGTCCTGCGTTCCCTGTCCGATCATCCCTATGTCGCGCAGCACCGCGACATCATCCACAAGGTGGGAGTAACCGGCGGCAGGGTTGAGGCGCGCATCGCCAACGCTGAGAACGAAGCGACCTATCTGCTCGCAAAGGTCGAGGTCGTTGCGACGTACAAGCTCGCGGGGATCAATCGCACCCGCATGGAGAACCTCTTCCACAGGCTGTTCGCACCCGCGCGGTTGGACATCACCATCAATGATCGCTTCGGGCACCCCGTGCAACCCGAGGAATGGTTCCTTGTTCCACTGTTCATCATCGACGAGGCCGTCGCGCGTATCAAGGATGGCAGCATCACGGAGTACATCTACGATCCCAAGGCCGCGAAGCTGGTGAAGGCATAGGACAGAGCAATTGTTCGAGCCACCCGGCCACGTCAGTACAATGCACGCGCCCGAAATCCTGGCGAGCCTCACCGAGGACGAGTTGGCGACTTGGCCCAGCACGCTTTCGAAAGGGGAGATCGAGCGCCGGAAGGCTGGCCGGCATTGCCAAGTCTGACGACGCCAGCTCAGCCCCTCCTTTGGTGCTTGATGGTATTTTTCATGGCATCGATGGCGAATGGATTTATAAGGCGCTGATTATAAAGATGTTTTTCTTGCAAAAAACAATCGAGTGGGAGTGAGGCTGCATTTGGCATAGGCTGGCATTAAAGAGCAGAAAACGCCTCCAGGCCCGAGTAACTGCGCACTATCTTCATTTTCGGTTTGGCACAGTTCGCCAAGATTTTGCATCGCCCAGCATCCCGTTTCCGTGTAAGGGTTCGGTAATCCCGCCTTGAACTACGGCGTTGTCCTCGATTAGTGCCCATCATTTTTGAACTGAGCCCCGAAGGTTGGACATCCATGTAGAGGGATATGGGGAACTATACTGAGCAACCCCAGCTCGCAGCGGTCCGAGATCCTTCTTAAAAAAGGGACGCTTTCGTCCGACGACGTGAGAAGCCCGCCAGCAATCGCTGGATGAACCGTGCCATGTCCATATGGAGAACGCCTATTTGAATGAATCGTCCCGGGTTTTGCGGCAGCTCCAACTTTCGACAAAATGAAGCCATGAATAAGAATAATCCTATGGAATTTTCCCCGGAAGGGCATGAGCGGCGGTGCGCTGGGTGCAGGAACACCGCGACGAGTATCCGTCGCTATGGACGGCAGTCGTGTCCATAGCGCCGAAGATTGGCTGCTCGGCGCAAACGCTGCTGACTTGGGTCAAGTGGACGGCGCACGCTGTGAAGGGGGCACGACAAGTGAGCGCGAGCGGATCAAGGAGCTGGAGAACCGTGAACTGCGCCGTGTCAATGATGTTTTTGCGCTCCGCCAGCTGCTTTTTGCGCAGGCGGAGCTCTACCGGAAACTGAAGTCGTAAACACCTACATCGCCACGCATCGAGCGTCTACGGGGTCGAGCCGGTCTGCAAGGCGTTGCAAGTTGTCCCGTCTGCCTATCAGTGTCATGCCGCACGGTTGCGTGACCCGTCACGTCGCAGCGACCGCGCCGCGCGGGGAGTGGTTCAAGCCCCATGTCCAGCTGGTTTTGCAGGAGAACCACCGGATCTATGGCGCCGACAAGGTCTGGCGTCACCTGAATCGCGAAGATGCAGCGAGCCGCCCGCGGGCACGGGCAGCTGCATGAGGCCTTCGTCATCGACGTCTACGCCGGACGCTTCGTCGGCTGGCGCCTGAGCACGTTCATGATCACCGATTTCGTGCTCGACACGCTGGGGCAAGCCTTGTATGCCAGCCAACCGGGCAATGACGGTGGCAGGGCCCAAATTTTTGGATACACAATCGTGTATCCATGCCATAATCCAACTCATGTCAGGTAAAAACGTTGGCCTTCGTATCCGTGTGGAAAAGGAACTCCGCGAGGCGTTTCAGGGAGCATGTCTCGCCGAAAACCGGAACGCTTCCGAAGTGCTGCGCGAGTTCATGCAGACATTCGCCGATCGTCATCAGGGCGGCTTACAGACGGACTTGTTCCCCTCGCAGGCGGTCAGAAAGCCACGTAGGGCAACCAAGAGAAAAGCGATATGAGTCTATTTAATTCTTTGGAAATGTGCGCCGGTGCGGGTGGGCAAGCGCTCGGCCTGGAAATGGCAGGCTTCGATCATGCCGCCCTGGTTGAGTTGGAACCGGCCGCGTGCAACACGCTGCGCCTGAACCGGCCCGCCTGGAACGTCATGGAGGGTGATCTACGCCGTTTCGATGGTCGTCCCTATCGAGGCATTGACCTCGTGGCTGGTGGTGTGCCGTGCCCGCCATTTTCTAAGGCCGGGAAACAGCTCGGCGCCAGCGACGAGCGCGATCTATTTCCCGAGGCCATTCGTTTGGTCGATGAGTGCCGCCCGCAGGCGGTGATGCTTGAAAACGTGCGCGGCCTGCTTGATGCCGTTTTTGACGACTACCGGAACAAAGTCGAAAAGCAGCTCGAGAAGCTGGGATATACACCGGGGTGGCGTCTGCTCAACGCCTCAGACTATGGTGTATCGCAACTTCGACCCCGGGTTGTGTTTGTTGGCATCCGTAAAGATTTGGCTGATGGGTTTTCCTGGCCAGAACCATTGCAAAGCAAGCCGCTGACGGTTGGCGAGCTGCTGCATGACCTCATGGCTGCGAATGGTTGGCGCGGAGCCGCCCGGTGGCGTGATCAGGCGAACACGATTGCCCCGACCTTAGTAGGGGGTTCTAAGAAGCACGGAGGGCCTGATCTTGGACCAACCCGCGCGAAACGCGCTTGGGCTGCCCTAGGGGTTGATGGCATGGGCCTGTGGGACGATGCTCCGGCCGATAACTTCGTTGGTATGCCGCGTCTAACGCCGCGCATGACGGCACGCATCCAGGGCTTCCCCGATGATTGGCAATTCTTCGGGCGCAAGACGGCCGCCTATCGCCAGATTGGCAACGCTTTTCCACCGCCGGTGGCCGCTGCTGTGGCTCGGCAAATCTTCGCTGCCCTGTCAGTCAAACGGATCTACAAAGTCGCGTGATGGTTGACGCTGCCTTTCTGGAAGCGCGAAAGACTTTCCATGCTTCGTTGCTTCAAACTACTTTGACCACCAATGCCGCTGGCATCGTGAGCAATGCCGACACGGGTAATGGACCAAGCAGAGCCATTGCTAAAGGCATTGCCGACCTGCTCAAGGCCGAAACCATAGCTGAGCGCATCGCAGGTCAAACTTCAGGTAATCAGTTTGAAAGCATATGCGCTGCATTCGTGCGCGAAACTTTTCTTAAGCTCAGTCACTTGCGCCCTGGCTCCTGGGACATCCACCAAGTCTCAGGGCGCAACCGCCTGGAGATCGCCCGCTATGAACAATATGCGCACCTGATCGCGCTCGACAAGGCCGCAAAAGCTGATGCCGAATTGGCAGCAGCGCTTGGTAGCGATTACACGATTACGCCGGATATTGTCGTAGTACGGGGCACGGAGGAAGACGATGCCATCAACGCACCGGGCCTCCTAGTCGATGACACTGTGACCAGGCTTGCGAGCCTGAGAAAAAAGAACGGCGGTCTGCCGCTTCTGCACGCTAGCATTTCATGTAAGTGGACGATTCGGAGCGACCGCGCGCAGAACGCGCGTTCTGAAGGCTTGAACTTGGTACGGAATCGGAAGGGCCGCCTGCCGCATGTTGTCGTCGTGACGGCAGAGCCAACACCGAGCCGCCTTGCCTCGATCGCGCTCGGAACCGGTGACATTGATTGCGTCTATCACTTTGCTCTGTATGAACTACAAGCGACAGTGAAAGCGCTAGGTATGGACGACGCAGCAGAGTTGCTGGACGTGATGGTGAATGGAAACCGGTTGAAGGACATTTCCGATTTGCCGCTGGATTTGACGGTGTGAAACCTCCATGGGGATGAACCGCAGCGAAAACATGCGCCGTATCCGCAGTAAAGATACGGCGCCCGAAATGGCTGTGCGACGTCTGG
The sequence above is a segment of the Bordetella genomosp. 9 genome. Coding sequences within it:
- a CDS encoding GIY-YIG nuclease family protein, with the protein product MSNSDLDNLAAELAEFAPPEKKNGRPASEERVIAGFEEIQRFTEQHGRAPQHGEDRDIFERLYAVRLDRLRALPDCRALLEPLDHQGLLAGAPTVDASAEETIDIDDLAAELADVADANDITVLRHVRTSAEKRAAEEIADRKPCEDFETFRPLFERVQTEVKTGLRQSQPIEAGRRAIEAGDFFVLDGITLYVAEVGEPLKTTAREVDRRLRLIFSNGTESNLLLRSLQRAFYNDPAARRLASPESGQLSFGGELEADDVESGTIYVLRSLSDHPYVAQHRDIIHKVGVTGGRVEARIANAENEATYLLAKVEVVATYKLAGINRTRMENLFHRLFAPARLDITINDRFGHPVQPEEWFLVPLFIIDEAVARIKDGSITEYIYDPKAAKLVKA
- a CDS encoding DEAD/DEAH box helicase, giving the protein MSNQIKSVPSVSVTYAHNGASTKANALGMRPMQERAYEKRGEQYLLIKSPPASGKSRALMFIALDKLQNQGLKQAIIVVPEKSIGASFNDEPLSKYGFWSDWQVEPKWNLCNAPGNDNGGKVKSLGVFLEGDDKVLVCTHATFRFAVDAYGVEAFDDRLIAVDEFHHVSANPDNKLGTHLGQFIARGKTHIVAMTGSYFRGDAEAVLAPSDESKFDTVTYTYYEQLNGYEHLKQLDIGYFFYSGPYVDDILNVLDPAEKTIIHIPNVNSRESTKDKMREVEHIIEALGEWQGIDATTGFQLVKRPDGRVLRIADLVDDDATKRDRVSAALKDPAQKNNRDHVDIIIALGMAKEGFDWIWCEHALTVGYRASLTEIVQIIGRATRDAPGKTRARFTNLIAEPDATEAAVTEAVNDTLKAIAASLLMEQVLAPRFEFKPKNPDSGPTPGFNYGESGYDPDRCNIGVNEQTGTYQIEINGLAEPKSKEAARICQEDLNEVIAAFVQDKPTIERGLFDEELVPEELTQVRMGKIIKDKYPELDAEDQEAVRQHAIAALNLTQQAKRLVTEGEGDGSPNTALIDGVRRFAMDVRELDIDLIDRINPFGEAYAILAKTMSEDSLKQVAAAISAKRTSITPEDAKVIAKRAVEFKRERGRAPSVTSQDAWEKHLAEGAAAFMRFRAEGRYE
- a CDS encoding NgoMIV family type II restriction endonuclease, encoding MVDAAFLEARKTFHASLLQTTLTTNAAGIVSNADTGNGPSRAIAKGIADLLKAETIAERIAGQTSGNQFESICAAFVRETFLKLSHLRPGSWDIHQVSGRNRLEIARYEQYAHLIALDKAAKADAELAAALGSDYTITPDIVVVRGTEEDDAINAPGLLVDDTVTRLASLRKKNGGLPLLHASISCKWTIRSDRAQNARSEGLNLVRNRKGRLPHVVVVTAEPTPSRLASIALGTGDIDCVYHFALYELQATVKALGMDDAAELLDVMVNGNRLKDISDLPLDLTV
- a CDS encoding DNA cytosine methyltransferase, with amino-acid sequence MSLFNSLEMCAGAGGQALGLEMAGFDHAALVELEPAACNTLRLNRPAWNVMEGDLRRFDGRPYRGIDLVAGGVPCPPFSKAGKQLGASDERDLFPEAIRLVDECRPQAVMLENVRGLLDAVFDDYRNKVEKQLEKLGYTPGWRLLNASDYGVSQLRPRVVFVGIRKDLADGFSWPEPLQSKPLTVGELLHDLMAANGWRGAARWRDQANTIAPTLVGGSKKHGGPDLGPTRAKRAWAALGVDGMGLWDDAPADNFVGMPRLTPRMTARIQGFPDDWQFFGRKTAAYRQIGNAFPPPVAAAVARQIFAALSVKRIYKVA